The following are encoded together in the Halopseudomonas salegens genome:
- a CDS encoding bifunctional O-acetylhomoserine aminocarboxypropyltransferase/cysteine synthase: protein MKLETLAIHAGFSPDPTTKAVAVPIYQTTSYAFDNTQHGADLFDLKVPGNIYTRIMNPTNDVLEQRVAAMESGVAGLAFASGMAAITAAIQTLAEAGDNIVSVAKLYGGTYNLFAHTLPRQGIEVRFADHADIGALEALIDDRTKAVFCESIGNPSGNVIDLAALAEAAHRKGVPLIVDNTVATPALCRPIEHGADIVVHSLTKYIGGHGTTVGGLVVDGGTFPWADHADRFPLLNTPDPSYHGVVYTEAFGPAAFIGRCRVVPLRNMGAALSPLNAFQLLMGLETLSLRMERHCENAQKVAQYLQAHEQVEWVQYAGLPDHPEHGLAQRYMGGTPASILSFGIKGGEAAGARFIDALELIVRLVNIGDAKSLACHPASTTHRQLNDAELARAGVSREMVRLSIGIEHIDDILADLEQALMSAK, encoded by the coding sequence ATGAAGCTCGAAACTCTCGCTATTCACGCAGGCTTTTCTCCGGACCCGACCACCAAGGCGGTCGCAGTGCCGATTTATCAGACCACTTCCTATGCCTTTGACAACACCCAGCACGGGGCTGATCTGTTCGATCTCAAAGTGCCGGGCAATATCTATACGCGCATCATGAATCCGACCAATGATGTGCTCGAACAGCGCGTAGCAGCGATGGAAAGCGGTGTTGCCGGCCTGGCCTTTGCTTCGGGGATGGCGGCCATTACCGCTGCGATCCAGACACTGGCCGAAGCGGGCGACAATATTGTCTCGGTGGCCAAGCTCTATGGTGGTACTTATAACCTGTTTGCGCACACTTTGCCGCGGCAGGGGATTGAGGTACGTTTTGCCGATCATGCGGATATTGGCGCGCTGGAAGCCTTGATTGACGATCGTACCAAGGCGGTCTTCTGCGAATCCATTGGCAACCCGTCAGGTAACGTGATTGATCTGGCAGCGCTGGCTGAAGCCGCCCATCGCAAAGGGGTGCCCTTGATTGTCGATAACACGGTGGCAACGCCAGCTCTCTGCCGACCGATCGAGCATGGGGCGGATATCGTGGTGCATTCCCTGACCAAGTACATTGGCGGGCATGGCACCACTGTGGGCGGTCTGGTCGTCGATGGCGGTACTTTTCCCTGGGCTGACCATGCTGATCGCTTTCCGTTGCTGAATACGCCCGATCCGTCTTACCACGGCGTGGTCTATACCGAGGCCTTTGGGCCGGCTGCATTTATTGGCCGTTGCCGGGTGGTGCCTTTGCGCAATATGGGTGCGGCGCTGTCACCACTCAATGCCTTCCAGCTGCTGATGGGGCTGGAGACGCTGTCGCTGCGCATGGAGCGGCATTGCGAGAATGCGCAAAAAGTTGCGCAATATCTGCAGGCGCATGAGCAGGTGGAGTGGGTGCAGTACGCGGGTTTGCCGGATCATCCTGAGCATGGTTTGGCACAGCGCTACATGGGTGGTACGCCGGCGTCGATTCTGTCCTTCGGGATCAAGGGTGGCGAGGCTGCCGGTGCGCGCTTTATCGATGCGTTGGAGTTGATTGTGCGACTGGTGAATATCGGTGATGCCAAGTCACTGGCGTGTCATCCGGCGTCGACCACCCATCGGCAGTTGAATGATGCGGAGCTGGCGCGAGCCGGTGTCAGTCGCGAGATGGTGCGTCTGTCGATCGGTATCGAGCATATTGACGATATTCTGGCTGATCTGGAGCAAGCGTTAATGTCAGCTAAGTAG